One Nymphaea colorata isolate Beijing-Zhang1983 chromosome 12, ASM883128v2, whole genome shotgun sequence genomic window, ATGGCTTCTACTAATAGCATCTAGTTGGTACTTACCTTATCTATGAGGAACCATTTGGTCTATTTCCTAATTTGCTGACCAGGACTGGCCGAAACTTGTTTGAAAACGCTGTTGTTTTGTTGATTCTTGCATAAATAAAGTTGACATATTGGATTACTGCAGAAGACTGTTGATAAGGCTATTCTAGAGCTTAGCTTTGTTGTGTTTAAAACTGGAGATAAGTGTGTTTGTTTTAAGTGCATAGGTCTTTACTCATGTTTTAGATTCCTTGGAATGCTTTCCCCTTTTTGCTTGTAGAACTAAATCAAtagtcattttagatggtatagATCATCATTGACCAGTGAGCTACATTTTTGTACCATGCAGAGCATCACAATCTGATCCCTTAAGCAGTTATTGGCTGACTTCAAGTAGTTCAGAGCAGGAAAAtgagaggagagaaagaaagggttGGAGAGTGATGATTCATGACCTCTCTGGGTCGGTTGTAGCAGCAGCTTCCATGGTCACACCTTTCGTCCCATCAGCTGATTGTGATAGGGTTGCACGCTCAAACCCTGGTGCATGGCTGATCTTGCACCCTGATCCAGGTGGTATTGACACATGGCGACCATGGGGACGGCTAGAGGCTTGGCGCGAGCGCAATGGAAAGGACTCCATAGGTTGCAGGTTTCATCTGATTGAGGAAGGTGGTTGCAGCTTAGCAGTGGCTGGCGGTGGAGTCTTGGTATCAGAGATCTTGATAAGTGCTGAAAAAGGGGGTGAATTTTTTATTGACACTACAAGGCAGACACCCGTGCCTACACCCTTGCCAAGCCCCCAAAGTAGCGGGGACTTTGTATATTATGGTCATGACATGTCCGGTGGGTTCGTTATGAATTGTCACATACAAGGGGAAAGCAAAAGCAGTAAACCGGTGGTGCATCTTGCTACCAGACATGTCAAGTGTGTGGAGGATGCAGCAATCTTCATGgctcttgctgctgctgttgaCTTAAGCAGAGAAGCTTGCAGGCCATTTAGGAGGAGGCTGAGGCATCATACTTCTAATTCATTTTAGTCCGGTGGGGACATTTATGACGCGTCCTGACTTTTGTCTCTATTTCTTTCATTCTGGTGGTATGGCATCACTCTTGATGGATTATTGAGCTTCACTTCACTAGGCTATGACACTCTATCTGTGTCTTGCATTGGTGTTCTCTAACAAATACCAATTCAAagtatgttgtggtagaaacCGTGCCAAGACCACCAGAATGCGTGCGGGACCGTGGTTCACGTTGTATTCTGTGTTGTTAACGAGTGTGAAATGAAATATGTGTTGTACATTTAGCTATTGTACTTTTGTacagtaattttttgtttctgtatGACTAGAGAGAACTTAGAATGATTGTTTCTCGTTTTCCCATTTCCAAGTGCATGAAAGCTCTCTTTTCTTCCATCCCTGCCAATTTGTGCATTACATATGATGGAATTGCAACAAATATCTCAAAGTAACTACAAATCGTCTAAATCTTCACAGTTCCGcgactttttttcaaaatcaccTCTTTCTCTGGAGCATAGGTCCAAAGTTTCTCCAATGCTCTTTGGAAAATGATCATTCTAACGGACATTTTCTTAAAGTGGTATTCCAGACGCTATTCTTATTTCTAATCCATTGAGAAATTTGTGGTTCCAATGCAAAATAAAATCGCGATGGTCCGATGGATCATGTCCCCATTTGAAAACTGGAAAGGGAAAAGAGTTATTTAGTCGTTCTTCTTTCCAACTGAAGTCGAACCCAAGGGGTTGGCTAACGTTTTTGTCTTTATTCTTTTCTGCTGTAGCTCTTTCGTTTTCTGGGCAGTTGCCAGTCCTTGTTTTTTGGTTATGGGGCTGTTACTCTTGAATGACTTGGCCTGTTCCCCTGTTTTGGATCTTCTTCGGCTGATGCATCGCATCCTGTACATATCTTTTTTTTGTGATCAATATCAGGGAGGTTCCTCCCAGCAGTTCctttgatggaaaaaaaaaaaaaaagtgtctcatcttttcctttcctttccggGTTGAATTGAACTGCCCTTGTATGTCCATTGCTCTAATTtgtatgcttttcttttcctttgaagGGTTGTAAGCGTATTATGGTAGGGAGATGCTTAGCAACTTTAAATAAAACCCTTCTGGTATGCTTTCTGCAGAGCGAATATGCGACTACAGGTTTTCAATTTGGTGGTCCTGAATATTTTGGTGTAATTTCTGTGAAGGCATGGGTGCTCTTCACTGCTTGCTAGGCGTGAAGCTTTGAAGGCTGGACATGATTGAGGCACCGAACGTGTGTGCTAACTTCCACTGTAAAATCAATAGGCACACTCTGGTACGTGTTGATCGGGTTGAACATAAATAACGCCTGTCTGTACTTGAAGACAGAACTGTGGGTTATCACCTGCACCTCCCCAAAATTGAGAGGCCATGTGACTAATGGCTATCCGCATCATCCACATACCATTATTGTCATTATTGACCCTTCACAGTTTGATCATAGGATTATTCTTTTATTTAGGAAGTTGGGTGATGATGATTCCTCCTGGGACCTACTTATGTGAATAAAAGCAAACACTGACTTGAATAGAAAAACAAGACCACGTTGTTGAGATGGAAAAATAAGTGTCCTCGagcttttttttctctgacctACCACTTAGGGCAGGCACAGCCTATGATAGGAAAAGTTTATggcaatcatttaagactaactTATTCTTCATGTATTCTGAGTAGTGGAAGAACACGGGGAAGTTTGGTAGGAATTCATGAAAGTCAATCGttaaaaattatagaaaagtTGGACTTGtagttttaaattgaaattgCTCATAAGTTGCCAAATGAAAAGAGCCACTACTGTGTTTAATGGATAAACCAACATTCTAAGAGGCTTTATCAAATAAAGAAGTAGGTGATCGCATACCTAAGTTCCTGGGAACATAGTGCTCCGGAGGATGACAAACGACTGTGACATGATGGACCTTCATCCTTCCTGTAATGTGTTTTGTTCCTTTTGGACTTAGGTAAGTGGGGTCTGATCCCATCATATTTAGAAGGAACGTCGATGTTTCGGATACAATTTTAAATTCGATTGGAATCTGAATGCAAGTACTTGTATTTAATGTGGCAGCTAGTTGGATTCAAACTTGGTACAGGATTTTTTCATCTAATGTGATAAATATGCTGACGGGGGTATGAATCTGATTAGCATTCAAGATATCCTTTTCCAATTTTGTATGATTTGAATTTGAGCCCCGACCTTCAGTCCGATTGTACAATACCCGAATACTCAGAAGCCGTAATAGTTTTTAAACGGTAAAGATTCTACAGCAATggcaataaaatatttgaatccTTTGAATTTACATGCTCCTCTAATTGTCTTTGATCCGCTAACTTAATTTGTACAGGCGTTTTGTCctttttatattaattaaaaaatatatacaggAAACAGATTTTAACATCTGGTTAAGAAagcagatcagattcagatttaagaaatggcattcaattggatttagatttagataaTATCCAATTGtattcagatttagtttgaTATAAATTGACCTTGCAAGGGCCAGTCCTTTTTTCTCTGCGCCGCTTTACCCAGGAAGGAAAATGAGCGGGCAATAATGGTGGGACGTGAGAGCACCCGATGTCATTCCAACCTCAAACTGTGGAATCGTCTTGCTCCATATGTACTGGGATTTTTCAAGAGACATGGTCCAAGCCCAAGGAATCAATGAAAAGGCAGAAGCAAAAGAAATGTTAGACCGACATTCGCAtgttcaacgagtcgagccatCTCGAGATCGACTCGAACTTGCTCGGTTAAACTCAACTTGtaagttaaacaagtcgagttcaagcttaaCTAATAACTCATAACTCAAGTTTGTAAACAAGATGAGTTAAGTTTGGCAACTCGGCTGCTCGTTGTGCTTCCCTACGCTTCCCTACCCGCACTGGTCAGTGCATCTGTTTTGTCCTAAATCTAATGTTTCATCCATTTTGAAACTTGGTTTTTAACATATTGTAATACGAATCAGAGTTGGTTTTAAAAGTCGAATTCCgctgtaaatttgaaaaatggattctgattgtgaatTCAGATTCGAAATCAGACATGATAGAGACTTTTATGGAGATTTGATTCATCTGAATTGATAAGTCCAAGGAGTTCGATCACAAGGACCGTCAACGAGCACCCCCACGGCATCTTGCacgaaaagaaaaataaataaatacttaCTATTATACAAAATTTGATGGATAGCTGAAATatccttaaatttttttatgttctccCTCAAACATATACAATTCCGAcgcaaggaagaaaaaaataacaatgcaATTTATACATAGTGCTGCAAAATATATGAGCAGGCAGCGATTCAATACACGTGACAAGAAAAtcctaaaagaaagaaaagttgcaCAAATTCTCGACTCATGACAATGGAGGTTAATTTGTTTCTACCACCAGTTAATGACAATGCTAGATATTTAGAAGCTCGTGGAACGATGTGCACATCACAGGTCTAAGAACAGGCTGTCCCCACAAGGTAATAAATTTCAACCACCACCAAGATGCAAAACCTGTAGAAGGAAGGGCTTAGCCACGGGTAAATGGGAGACGAAGTGTCAAAATGAGAATTTGTCCATGCATCTGATCATTGCATGCAATAGGATCAACTTTAATCAAGGGAATTAACACCAAGTCACATTCAAGAAATTGATGGCAGGAAGACAGCAGGAAGGATGAAATACCAGATTATTAACAGGCAAGTAGAATGTTCTTTATGGTGGCTTCCCATCGCCTGATTTCATCATCCAAGCATTGCCCACTGAGACGCAGAGCTCGTTCATGACCTATCCGAAGTAAGAGTACATCGATTGGGTGTGAAAAACTTAGAAAACATTACATCGACAAGCATTCACTAACAAGAGAACATCTATATACCCCAAAGCTTGAAACGGCATCTCTCAAACTTTACAAAATTTTcccataaaaatatgaaatgtcTATAATAATGGAATAATTTCAAAGAATACCAACATAAATGTTCAAACAAACATGTAATGCCATCTGAAAATATGATGAATTCATGAATTTGAGTACCTAAATTTatattagcaaaaaaaatactACACAAAACAATGGTCAATTACTAGTGAACGAAACAACTTGATAAGACCAATGCACACCCAATGCAAGAACTCAATCCTGTGAACCCAAGAAAAATTGCAAGTGCCTACACACTTGTTGGTCTTGGCAGTCCCCCCAGGCAGTGGTATTAGGAACCATTTTAGTATATGAACATTcattttcaagatttgaaaaaaggAGCAGAAAGGTAAAACTCAACTAATGTGTGTATCAAATGCATGTGGTTCAATAAACAAAACATGTACAAAATAACAGTAACTTCATCTCAAGGAACAAGCTCCTATACAATTTTGAAGTTCCAACCTACATTTAGATACTGTTTGGTGCATGCCTAGTAAGGTTGTGCATCCACAAAATGTGAGCTGATTGCTGCTTCAGATTTACAAAGTATCTGTCTTTCACCCCATCCCGGTGAACAGTAACTTCATCTCAAGGAACAAGCTCCTATACAATTTTGAAGTTCCAACCTACATTTAGATACTGTTTGGTGCATGCCTAATAAGCTTGTGCATCCACAAAATGTGAGCTGATTGCTGCTTCAGATTTACACAGTATCTGTCTTTCACCCCATCCCGGTGACTTCCTCTAAGGAACAAGCTCCCAGGCACTCCAAAGGTAAAATTTTATAGGGGTATGCTACGATCTCTTAGCAATCCATTAGTGTCTCTTAAGaaattttacatcaaaagaCTGCTTTCcacatttaacaaatgaattTAATACCTCGATAAAACTTAAGCAACATCCTTAAGACTCAAGAATTATGAGTAGGTGCATGTCCCAGTAGGTCAGTACCAACAGAGAGATGAGAATATCTTTAATATAATGCACCACCACTTTATTCACAAACTCAAGTGATGACCACCTAGTGCCATAGCATCcataagaagcaaaaaatacTAATTCTGCCCATCTAATGCTGCTTAATAATTTGAATAGAACACTTTTCTTGTAAATAAATGGACCAATAGATGCAGACAATGAAAAACTCCCATCTTTCCTGCACCATATTAACCAAATGTCAGGACCTAAGGAAAATGAAGCACTTCAGATGTACAAAGATAAATgcattctcaagaaattctgAATGATGTACTCCCGgcttacaaaaataaaaatgtacgTGCAAGTTTAATGTTAAGCCAGAGCCTGGGAAGAAAGTAATCTCACTATAGGAAGCAACCTCATGCAAGaccagtttttttatttttgctaaGGTCCTGAATATTAGTTCATGTACAAAATCAATGGTAATGGACCTACAGAGGTTAGATCAAGGCTATGTCCCTCCTAGAAATGAGGATTGGTATCAACATGCTCGATTCTTTGAGCGCAAGCATATGTTATAAAATGGATTCATCATTGATCACACCAGTATCACTGCAGCTCCAAGTTAGCAAAGAGGATTCTAGTAGAGATCAAATCTGTCGCCTGAAGTTGCCATGCCCCACGAAGCACTGTGACTTTATCCTCAAAAGCCCCTTCATTGACAAGCGTTTTATATGGAAATTCAACTGAAGAAGGGCCACCAAAGTCAAATTCCTTTTATTGAAGATCTAAACCTGAAGGACTCCAGCAACTAGTAGCATCACTTTAGTAGGCCTATCCATTTCATGCCTAccatgcatcaaatgtcagtctAGCTTTTCTGGTCAAGGATGTAAGGTGAACAAAACCCTGTGGTTTTGTTGTAACTAGAAATCTCAGGGTGTGGGTGGGCCACCGGGCTACTGAATAGCAATCAAGAAGAACGATAAACATAactatgaaaaaagaaagagtagggccttaaaatatttaaagaaaaaagaaaaaaacaaagaaagagtaCAATGTTTCCAGATTTTGCAGGTTTGTTCACAGTTCATACACATATCCTTCCTCTAACTACGCTAACCTTGTTATATATAGGTCTTGGAACTTCCACATTGCAATGCATTTTGAAAGCTTCAAGCGTTTCTATCTTCTTTACTTTAGCATTGGGTCCTCTGGCCTTTAAGAGCTTGATAACAAATCTCCTGCCAAAAACAAGCCAGagaatgaaacaagaaataCTAATCAACCAATAATAAAATGACAATAACAGTAACAATAACAAAAACGAAAATAGTACTAACACTACTAAGAAAATAATACTAACATTACTGATATTGATAATAAAGAAGAAATTAGATCAATGGTACCTAAACTCATCACATGGGTCATTCAATGATTCCAAGACATAGACACCATTGATCTCAACAGCAACTGTACTTAGAATAGACTGCAGTTCTGAATTGGGTACAGAGGAGGCAACACGTGCAGCAGCAACCACTAGCTCGGAATTATGCTTAGGATGAGTAGTTCTAGAAATGGCCATTTCTCGCAATCCCTGCCTAAGCAGCTGTAAGCTGCAGAATAGATGGTTACTTACGCCAATAGTATCAGCATTAcagcaaaaaaaattacaaagaatGAGAACAGAGCGGAACTAATACTTAATTCATTTACTAAATGAAGAAGCCACAATTGCCAATTTCACCAGATATCACACCAAAAATATACAAGACAGTCAACCTGTTATATTGTGAAGCCATGCTGCCCAAGTTATATCATGACTACCAAATTTAGATATCATTCAGAACTTAAAACTTAAGAtgttagaaaatggaaaacgaacctaaaaattttaagtaCATACCAAGACATATATCCCATTTTTTCAATCAGCAAATTCAAAACAACGACCCATTGTCTAAAAAAGAGTACACTGGCCCAGCATTTTCCTGTTAAACAAACTTATCATACCACAACACTATGGATCACAAGAGCTCACATgctcaaatcttcaaaaaaaacTTATAATGGTAACAACCAAAGGTCCCCTTTGAGCACGAAAATTAGATTAAGCACTTCGAAAACAAATAGAGAATTAAATAATGAAGAGAATACAAAAGATACCTAAATCAACACCGTAGTGATAACCACAGTTCTCAACCATGGTCCCAAATAACATGAATCTAAATATTAGGTAAATTCTCATCATGAAATGGCAAACTGCCAAAAATAACTGCCAAAATACTGAACAGCGACTTAAAAGGCTACAATGTTATCATGAACATTTTCTCAAATGAtccagaaattcaaaaaagaaataaaaaaatcataatgtATATTATGTCCAATAtgccaaatgaagaaaatcagaAAGATGCTTcaaaagttatattttataattgtaaattaataataaaaactCCAAAGACATCTTTGTACATCTAACAATGTGGAGTTTCTTAGGATTTTCAGAACAAAGGAGGTAACGTTTACCTTCTTGAAATCCTTCGGCATAATTTGACAGGTAACTGCGTAGCTATTTCATGCAAAGAAGCATGTAAACAAATGGTCTAGGGATATTTCTGCATTTGGATATTGAAGCAACTACTGAAGGATGAAATCATTGAAAGCATAAATTTTCTTGTCAAGGCAAATGACGAGGTGTTGGGCAGGATCATAGTTCAACAGCCCAAAAGCATGTATTAACAGACTAAAACAAGTACACATACTCCCTCTCATTGGCTGAGTGATGTGCCCATGATTGTTCATGGATCAACTTCAAGTAATCACTGTACGAGGAGGAAGATAAAATTTAGAAAGCCATGAAAGCATTGTTGACAAGATGTTTCTGATTTTTGTATTAGGATCTCAAAAGATTTGTTGAATTGAGCAGCGTGCTGATCTACGATATCGtcttta contains:
- the LOC116266139 gene encoding uncharacterized protein LOC116266139; translated protein: MDPQPFVRLSIGSLGLRVPIAASKAVRSDALSSPCTCEIRLRGFPMQVAPVPLINSPEEGPDPHSFAASFYLEESNLRALLSHSCFQAANAHLEIAVFSGREGGHCGISSRKQQIGAFKLQVGSEWTEGKAVLLHNGWTVIGKNKHDGSKPGVELHVRVRLDPDPRFVFQFEGETTSSPQIVHLQGNSKQPIFSCKFLRERRASQSDPLSSYWLTSSSSEQENERRERKGWRVMIHDLSGSVVAAASMVTPFVPSADCDRVARSNPGAWLILHPDPGGIDTWRPWGRLEAWRERNGKDSIGCRFHLIEEGGCSLAVAGGGVLVSEILISAEKGGEFFIDTTRQTPVPTPLPSPQSSGDFVYYGHDMSGGFVMNCHIQGESKSSKPVVHLATRHVKCVEDAAIFMALAAAVDLSREACRPFRRRLRHHTSNSF